In a single window of the Globicephala melas chromosome 10, mGloMel1.2, whole genome shotgun sequence genome:
- the NEUROD4 gene encoding neurogenic differentiation factor 4, whose amino-acid sequence MAKSYVKPKEMTELVNTPSWMDKGPASQNEIKEEERRPAAYGMPGSLAEEHDSIEEEEEEEEDGEKPKRRGPKKKKMTKARLERFRARRVKANARERTRMHGLNDALDNLRRVMPCYSKTQKLSKIETLRLARNYIWALSEVLETGQTPEGKGFVEMLCKGLSQPTSNLVAGCLQLGSQSVLLEKCEEKSPICDSAISVHNFNYQSPGLPSPPYGHMETHLINLKPPVFKSLGESSFGSHPPDCGTPPYEGPLTPPLSISGNFSLKQDASPDLDKSYSFMPHYPSASLSSGHVHSTPFQAGTPRYDVPIDMSYDSYPHHGIGAQLNTIFTD is encoded by the coding sequence ATGGCAAAATCTTATGTGAAACCCAAGGAGATGACAGAGTTGGTCAACACACCATCTTGGATGGACAAAGGTCCGGCTTCTCAGAATGAgataaaggaggaggagagaagaccAGCTGCTTATGGGATGCCTGGCAGCTTAGCTGAAGAGCATGACAGTattgaggaggaagaagaggaggaagaagatgggGAGAAGCCTAAGAGAAGAGGtcccaagaaaaagaagatgacGAAAGCTCGCCTTGAGAGATTCAGGGCTCGAAGAGTCAAGGCTAATGCTAGGGAACGGACCCGGATGCATGGCCTGAACGATGCCCTGGACAACCTGAGGAGGGTCATGCCGTGCTACTCTAAGACCCAAAAGCTCTCCAAGATAGAGACTCTTAGACTGGCCAGGAACTATATTTGGGCGTTGTCTGAGGTCCTAGAAACTGGACAGACACCTGAAGGGAAGGGCTTTGTGGAGATGCTCTGTAAAGGGCTCTCTCAGCCCACAAGCAACCTGGTGGCTGGATGCCTCCAGTTGGGCTCTCAGTCTGTTCTCCTGGAGAAGTGTGAGGAGAAATCTCCTATTTGTGACTCTGCCATCTCTGTCCACAACTTCAACTATCAGTCTCCTGGGCTCCCCAGCCCTCCTTATGGCCATATGGAAACACATCTTATTAATCTCAAACCCCCAGTATTCAAGAGTTTGGGAGAATCATCCTTTGGGAGCCACCCACCTGACTGCGGTACACCACCTTATGAGGGCCCACTTACTCCACCCCTGAGCATCAGTGGGAACTTCTCCTTGAAGCAAGATGCCTCCCCTGACCTGGATAAATCCTACAGTTTCATGCCACATTACCCCTCTGCTAGTCTAAGCTCAGGGCATGTACATTCAACTCCCTTTCAGGCTGGTACACCCCGCTATGATGTTCCCATAGATATGTCCTATGATTCCTACCCCCATCATGGCATTGGGGCCCAACTCAATACAATCTTCACTGATTAG